AGGAACATCGCGGATTTCAGCGTAATATTGTGAATCCGGGGGTTGAGCACGCAATTGCCGGTTAATTTCATCAATGGCCTGTTTTTCCGTCCTCGATCTGTCAGAATCAGGCCAGAGAAAATAGATTGCTTTGCCCCCTTGCTCATCCAGATTGACAATATGGATAAGCAGGGTCTCTAAAACAGAATCATTTAGAGGAGAAATCTGTTCCTGGGTGCGGGGCAGATCAAGATCAGACGGAGGTGCCGGAGTTTTTTCCTCTTTGCCAGCAGTAGTCAATGTACACAGAAAGAAAACGAGCAGAAGAAAAACCACATCAACAAGCGTTGGCAATTCTATTTGAGCATTATAGGTGGTCCTGTATTTTTCTTTTCGCATTATAGTGAATAATGTCCTTGTTTACAATCGCTCGGTAATCGGCACAAAAATAGCCTGCCATTTCCCATAGATCCAGTCCAAAACATTTTTG
This genomic window from candidate division KSB1 bacterium contains:
- a CDS encoding biopolymer transporter ExbD, with the protein product MRKEKYRTTYNAQIELPTLVDVVFLLLVFFLCTLTTAGKEEKTPAPPSDLDLPRTQEQISPLNDSVLETLLIHIVNLDEQGGKAIYFLWPDSDRSRTEKQAIDEINRQLRAQPPDSQYYAEIRDVPAFLKTIRKDRPNRSAATIESNLTRYITNMIDPSMGMTPIEVRAVRNTEFGLINYFFNLCNEITDDPSVNPVHMLSFRVLTS